The following proteins are co-located in the Flammeovirga kamogawensis genome:
- a CDS encoding glycoside hydrolase family 2 TIM barrel-domain containing protein encodes MKKFLIVGALLATSFFANAQKVNDWENPKVIAENKEAAHATFTLYNSEAEAIANQKQVAETTLSLNGTWKFNWVIKPSERPLDFYKNDYNTADWADIEVPSNWELKGFGTPIYTNVEYPFVPVDPPNIPHNDNPVGSYKRTFTLPTNYSGKEVFVHFAGVRSAMYLWVNGEKVGYSQGSKTPAEFNITDFVKEGDNQIAVEVYRWSDGSYLEDQDMWRLSGIDREVYLYATPKAHIRDFEVTASLDKSYKNGLFNVAVDLVNKADKTYSGAVEVALFDKNLKKVLSKKATINVVKGQEKKVKVSGKLAKVNRWSAEDPYLYSLVITQKDNKGNVVNATSSKVGFRKVEIKNSQLYVNGMPVLVKGVNLHEHHPTRGHANTVEMMMKDIEVMKQNNINSVRLSHYPNDTRWYDLADKFGLYLVDEANIEAHGLGAEHQGTFDTARHTAYNPEWYEAHFDRVKSMVERDKNHPSVILWSMGNECGNGDTFFKIYDWLKERDTTRPVQFEQAGEKRDTDIVCPMYPPMEQIQAYADATDKTRPFIMCEYSHAMGNSNGNFKEIWDVVRSQPHMQGGFIWDWVDQGIQTHDENGNMYWAYGGDFNSQMYPNQENFCLNGLVDPDRKPHPGLYEVKYVHQNVQFKAKDVANGSITITNEFDFTNLAKYAASYTVTKNGEVIKSGDVALNIAPHQTKDITVALPELVQEEGVEYFLNFDVTTKEATQMIPKGHSIAHDQFMIGEGQFFAKKTAIEGKPEVEKEGDWIGVKTEDTQVWINGWGEVAQWTYKGVDLLKKAPQPNFWRAPVDNDFGNHMAKESNVWRSASRNKSVKSMDVKEVNGQVVVDVVYFLKDVQSDYHLSYTISGNGQIAVAIDMDLSAVKELPELPRFGMMMELPAQFDNFKYYGRGPVENYQDRNNATTVGIYKSTVAEQYHAYLRPQENGNKTDVRWLSLLNKEGVGIKVVGNQPLSVSALHNYITDFDPGIEKGQRHINDVYQRDVVVLNVDLKQRGVGGDNSWGYLPHDEYRLLADNYSYGFTMIPVSETDKENKELGK; translated from the coding sequence ATGAAGAAATTTTTGATAGTGGGAGCACTCCTTGCAACTTCTTTTTTTGCAAATGCACAAAAAGTAAACGATTGGGAAAATCCTAAAGTAATAGCAGAAAATAAAGAAGCGGCACATGCTACTTTTACTTTATACAATTCTGAAGCAGAGGCAATTGCTAATCAAAAGCAAGTAGCTGAAACAACATTATCTTTAAATGGAACTTGGAAATTTAATTGGGTAATCAAACCTTCTGAACGTCCACTAGATTTTTATAAAAACGATTACAATACAGCAGATTGGGCAGATATTGAAGTACCGTCTAATTGGGAATTAAAAGGTTTTGGAACACCAATTTATACAAATGTAGAATACCCATTTGTACCTGTCGATCCTCCTAATATTCCTCATAACGACAATCCTGTAGGTTCTTATAAACGTACTTTTACTTTGCCAACAAATTATAGTGGTAAAGAAGTATTTGTCCATTTTGCAGGTGTGCGTTCTGCAATGTATTTATGGGTGAATGGAGAGAAAGTTGGATACTCTCAAGGTTCTAAAACACCAGCAGAATTTAATATCACTGACTTTGTAAAAGAGGGCGATAACCAAATTGCAGTAGAGGTGTATCGTTGGTCTGATGGTTCATATCTTGAAGATCAAGATATGTGGAGATTGAGCGGTATTGATAGAGAGGTATATCTTTACGCTACCCCAAAAGCACATATTAGAGATTTTGAAGTAACTGCATCTTTAGATAAATCATATAAAAATGGTCTTTTCAATGTAGCTGTTGATTTAGTAAATAAGGCAGATAAAACATATTCAGGTGCTGTAGAAGTAGCTTTGTTTGATAAAAACTTAAAGAAAGTTCTTTCTAAAAAAGCAACAATTAATGTTGTAAAAGGGCAAGAGAAAAAGGTGAAAGTTTCTGGTAAACTAGCTAAAGTAAACCGTTGGAGTGCAGAAGATCCTTATTTATATTCGTTGGTTATTACTCAAAAAGATAATAAAGGAAATGTAGTAAATGCTACATCTTCTAAAGTAGGTTTCCGTAAAGTTGAAATTAAAAATAGTCAGTTGTATGTAAATGGAATGCCTGTTCTAGTAAAAGGTGTCAACTTACATGAACATCACCCAACAAGAGGTCATGCAAATACAGTTGAAATGATGATGAAAGATATTGAGGTAATGAAACAAAATAACATTAACTCAGTACGTTTAAGTCATTATCCAAATGATACACGTTGGTATGATCTAGCTGATAAATTTGGTTTATATCTAGTAGATGAAGCAAATATTGAAGCACACGGTTTAGGAGCAGAACATCAAGGAACTTTTGATACGGCTCGTCATACAGCTTATAATCCAGAGTGGTACGAAGCACATTTTGACCGTGTAAAAAGTATGGTAGAACGTGATAAAAACCATCCTTCGGTTATTTTATGGTCTATGGGTAACGAATGTGGAAATGGAGATACTTTCTTCAAAATCTATGATTGGTTAAAAGAAAGAGATACAACTCGTCCTGTTCAGTTTGAACAAGCTGGAGAGAAAAGAGATACAGATATTGTTTGTCCAATGTATCCTCCAATGGAGCAAATTCAAGCATATGCAGATGCAACAGACAAAACAAGACCATTTATTATGTGTGAGTACTCACATGCTATGGGGAACTCGAACGGTAACTTTAAAGAAATTTGGGATGTAGTTCGTAGTCAACCCCATATGCAAGGTGGATTTATTTGGGATTGGGTAGATCAAGGTATTCAAACACATGATGAAAACGGAAATATGTATTGGGCTTACGGCGGAGATTTCAATTCTCAGATGTATCCCAACCAAGAAAACTTTTGTTTAAACGGTTTAGTAGATCCAGATCGTAAGCCTCATCCAGGTTTATATGAGGTGAAATATGTACATCAAAATGTACAGTTTAAAGCAAAAGATGTAGCAAATGGTAGTATTACAATTACTAACGAATTTGATTTTACAAACTTAGCTAAGTATGCAGCTTCTTATACTGTAACAAAGAACGGAGAAGTAATTAAATCGGGTGATGTAGCTTTAAATATTGCTCCTCACCAAACAAAAGATATTACGGTTGCTTTACCAGAATTAGTACAAGAAGAAGGGGTAGAATATTTCTTGAACTTTGATGTAACTACCAAAGAAGCAACTCAAATGATTCCTAAAGGACACTCTATTGCACATGATCAATTTATGATTGGTGAAGGTCAGTTTTTTGCAAAGAAAACAGCTATAGAAGGAAAACCAGAAGTTGAAAAAGAGGGTGATTGGATTGGTGTAAAAACAGAAGATACTCAAGTTTGGATTAATGGATGGGGAGAAGTAGCACAATGGACTTACAAAGGAGTTGATTTATTGAAGAAGGCACCACAGCCAAACTTTTGGAGAGCACCTGTAGATAACGATTTTGGTAATCACATGGCAAAAGAAAGTAATGTTTGGCGTTCTGCATCAAGAAATAAGTCTGTAAAATCTATGGATGTGAAAGAAGTAAACGGACAAGTTGTTGTTGATGTAGTTTATTTCTTAAAAGATGTTCAAAGCGATTACCATTTATCCTATACCATTAGTGGAAACGGACAAATTGCTGTAGCTATCGATATGGATTTATCAGCAGTAAAAGAACTTCCAGAACTGCCTCGTTTTGGTATGATGATGGAATTACCTGCACAGTTTGATAACTTTAAATATTATGGTCGTGGTCCTGTAGAAAATTATCAGGATAGAAACAATGCGACAACAGTTGGTATTTATAAAAGCACAGTAGCAGAGCAATACCATGCATATTTAAGACCTCAAGAGAATGGTAATAAAACAGATGTGCGTTGGTTATCACTTTTAAATAAAGAAGGTGTTGGTATTAAAGTAGTTGGTAACCAACCTTTAAGTGTATCTGCCTTGCATAATTATATTACAGACTTTGATCCAGGTATTGAAAAAGGACAAAGACATATTAATGATGTTTACCAAAGAGATGTTGTTGTTTTAAATGTTGACTTAAAACAAAGAGGTGTTGGAGGAGACAATAGCTGGGGGTATTTACCACACGATGAATACAGATTATTAGCAGATAATTATTCGTATGGTTTTACCATGATACCTGTTTCAGAAACAGATAAAGAAAATAAAGAATTAGGCAAATAA
- a CDS encoding RagB/SusD family nutrient uptake outer membrane protein: MKTLAKYIIASALLSGTVGCSDFLNNPPQGVQTVDNFYQNEKEATQGLMASYYWLSGDDWYYKDFFRYVGDVCSDDAFDGYSDQLDFSLLSKFDITPQNEWLEQEWNYSYKGIYHANIVIDRVPNAPFDDQEIKDQIVSEAKVLRAYQYFGLVRNFGGVIIMDAESREEDAEKPRSTEAETWAFIESDLLAAIPHLPTRSAQGSDELGRITKGTAQALLAKVYLYQSKWTESLAQSREVMKGGYSLESSLSTLWDGTTRNSLESIFEIQTSNDMSFALGASFPTVSGSRSSQNGNVNGWGFDTPSSNLDIAFGSDDPRKGFTMIKHMDKLDGDGNPDATGTPYYAFADNENDGSNASGRINRKMFLKSSARTGQYYNDPYQYKIIRYADVLLMAAEAAYHTGDQSSAKNYVNQVRQRAIDNAAAGHGMALINSSGAQLLSDIYKERRLELAMEGERFYDLKRTGRMTQVIGDFVDYNMNSNTDYDAGNNKGSLWNESKHIVFPIPQTQIDLSNGAVKQNPGY; encoded by the coding sequence ATGAAAACATTAGCAAAATATATAATCGCTTCTGCACTTCTATCTGGAACTGTAGGGTGTTCAGATTTCTTAAATAATCCTCCTCAAGGAGTGCAGACTGTAGATAACTTTTATCAGAATGAAAAAGAAGCCACTCAAGGTTTAATGGCATCTTATTACTGGTTAAGTGGTGATGATTGGTATTATAAAGATTTCTTTAGATATGTAGGAGACGTTTGTTCTGATGATGCTTTTGATGGCTATTCAGATCAGCTAGATTTTTCTTTACTTTCTAAGTTTGATATCACGCCTCAGAATGAGTGGTTAGAGCAAGAGTGGAATTATAGTTACAAAGGTATTTACCATGCCAATATAGTAATTGATAGGGTTCCAAATGCACCTTTTGATGACCAAGAAATTAAAGATCAAATAGTTTCAGAAGCAAAAGTTTTAAGAGCCTACCAGTACTTTGGTTTGGTTAGAAACTTTGGTGGAGTAATTATTATGGATGCAGAATCTAGAGAAGAAGATGCAGAAAAACCAAGAAGTACTGAAGCAGAAACGTGGGCTTTTATTGAGTCAGATTTATTAGCAGCAATTCCTCATTTACCAACAAGATCTGCACAAGGTTCTGATGAGTTAGGTAGAATTACTAAAGGAACAGCGCAGGCATTATTAGCCAAAGTATATTTATACCAAAGTAAATGGACAGAGTCTTTAGCACAATCTAGAGAAGTAATGAAAGGGGGCTATTCTTTAGAATCATCTTTATCAACACTTTGGGATGGAACAACAAGAAATTCATTAGAGTCTATTTTTGAAATTCAAACATCTAATGATATGTCTTTTGCTTTAGGTGCATCATTTCCAACAGTATCGGGTTCACGCTCTAGTCAGAATGGAAATGTAAATGGATGGGGTTTTGATACACCATCAAGTAATCTTGATATTGCTTTTGGTTCAGACGATCCCCGTAAAGGATTCACTATGATTAAGCATATGGATAAATTAGATGGAGATGGTAACCCAGATGCTACGGGAACACCGTATTATGCTTTTGCAGACAATGAGAATGATGGATCTAATGCATCAGGTAGAATTAATAGAAAGATGTTTTTAAAATCTTCTGCAAGAACTGGACAATATTATAATGATCCATACCAATACAAAATCATACGTTACGCAGATGTTCTTTTAATGGCGGCAGAAGCAGCTTATCATACTGGTGATCAAAGTTCTGCTAAGAATTATGTAAATCAAGTTCGTCAAAGAGCAATTGATAACGCAGCAGCAGGACATGGAATGGCATTAATAAATTCTTCTGGAGCTCAATTATTAAGTGATATCTATAAAGAACGTCGTTTAGAATTAGCAATGGAGGGAGAGCGTTTTTATGATTTAAAAAGAACGGGTCGTATGACACAAGTAATTGGAGATTTTGTGGATTATAACATGAATTCAAATACTGATTACGATGCAGGAAATAATAAAGGATCGTTATGGAATGAAAGCAAGCATATTGTTTTTCCAATTCCTCAGACTCAAATAGATTTATCTAATGGGGCTGTGAAACAAAATCCAGGATACTAA
- a CDS encoding SusC/RagA family TonB-linked outer membrane protein — translation MALNVWAQDQKITGTVTSNVGEPLIGVTVLIKGTSIGSTTDFDGNYSLSAKPEDVLVISYIGFFSQEITVGNKSIINATLEEDAEQLEEVVVVGYGTQKKSEVSSAISSADGDELRKMATSDVATSLQGRVSGVQVSQSGTAPGQSPNINIRGISTLNGNTPLYVVDGAIVEDISFLSPKDIAEIHVLKDAASSAIYGSRGSNGVIIVTTIKGTEGTMRVSVDASAGVQSVARTPLIANAEEYKRAMGMIGSTTTLGSADTNWFNEVQNDAAPIQDYNINITGGSEKIRYNISGNYYSQEGVLKGYDYERFTGRFGLDVQLSDKVTIGQTFSITPSKTIHGAGSIPFDAVRLRPTDTVYKPIDEQQGLNQYSIYAPSSNDVPNLAGRVARNDYNEIQNKIFSNTYLNYEIAEGLAFKTQLGYYYSTWQANSFSPEYSIGPNDFNEITKAQRDQNIQSNYVWNNTLTYQKVFGKHSVSGMIGMAMERLNHQTAGASGLNVPSNNPNLRYPEAAQDGFRGWGTNDINSLASGFARLSYSYDERYFMTANFRIDGSSRFPDENKWASFPSISLGWNASNEAFLENADWLSQLRLRGSWGQVGNQAIPDNTAYLTTLTNYDYVYGVDGNRAPGLAPAIIGNPNLKWETVEDIDIGIDVGIMNDKFTFTFDWFDRTTKDMLMQKNVPPHLGFPGHPGLIYANVGSMNTRGWDANISYNLNKTDWTFGASLNLSQARSQVVELSKEGESLWGGSSQRVNYMTRTTVGSTVAGFYGFVHDGVFQNQKEINSHATNEGKLIQPNAAVGDIRFKDLNGDGVISDEDRQYIGNPEPDVVFGLTLNGTYKGFDLSMTFQGTYGNDIINGMAPYTYSGDLGNTNIQQGVADRSWSGEGSTNFYPRLDGASQTANFHRFSSLYIQDGSFLRLQNIQVGYTFNKIKNVEQLRVFASAQNLFTITGYDGMDPDVNGSSNGLLDRGIDWGAYPTPRTIMMGVNFNF, via the coding sequence ATGGCGCTCAATGTTTGGGCTCAAGATCAAAAAATAACAGGTACAGTAACTTCAAATGTTGGAGAGCCATTAATTGGAGTAACTGTATTGATAAAAGGAACATCAATTGGGTCTACAACAGACTTTGATGGTAATTATAGCCTTTCAGCCAAACCAGAAGATGTATTAGTTATCTCTTATATTGGCTTTTTCTCTCAAGAAATTACAGTCGGAAATAAATCAATAATAAATGCAACTTTAGAAGAAGATGCAGAGCAATTAGAAGAAGTAGTAGTTGTAGGTTACGGTACTCAAAAAAAGAGTGAAGTTTCTTCTGCAATTTCTTCAGCAGATGGAGATGAGCTAAGAAAAATGGCTACTTCAGATGTAGCAACTTCATTACAAGGTAGAGTAAGTGGTGTTCAGGTTTCTCAATCAGGTACAGCTCCGGGGCAATCACCAAATATAAACATACGTGGTATTAGTACATTAAATGGTAACACTCCATTATATGTTGTAGATGGGGCAATTGTAGAGGATATTTCATTTTTAAGCCCAAAAGATATTGCAGAAATTCATGTATTAAAAGATGCAGCATCTTCAGCAATTTATGGTTCAAGAGGTTCTAACGGTGTAATTATCGTAACTACAATTAAAGGAACGGAAGGAACTATGCGTGTTTCTGTAGATGCTTCTGCGGGTGTTCAATCTGTTGCAAGAACACCACTAATAGCCAATGCAGAAGAGTATAAAAGAGCTATGGGAATGATTGGTAGTACAACAACCCTTGGTAGTGCAGATACAAATTGGTTCAATGAAGTACAAAATGATGCTGCTCCAATTCAAGATTATAACATTAATATTACAGGAGGATCGGAGAAAATAAGATACAACATCAGTGGTAACTATTATTCTCAAGAAGGGGTTTTAAAAGGATATGACTACGAAAGGTTTACAGGTAGATTTGGCTTAGATGTTCAATTATCTGATAAAGTAACTATAGGTCAAACTTTTTCAATCACTCCATCAAAAACTATACATGGAGCAGGAAGTATTCCTTTTGATGCAGTAAGATTAAGACCAACTGACACTGTTTATAAACCAATTGATGAGCAACAAGGCTTAAATCAATACAGTATTTACGCACCATCTAGTAACGATGTACCGAACTTAGCAGGTAGAGTGGCTAGAAATGATTACAATGAAATCCAAAATAAGATATTCTCAAATACATATCTTAATTACGAAATCGCAGAGGGATTAGCCTTTAAAACTCAATTAGGGTATTATTATAGTACATGGCAGGCAAATTCTTTTTCTCCTGAGTACTCTATCGGACCAAATGATTTTAATGAAATTACTAAAGCACAGAGAGATCAGAATATTCAATCTAACTATGTGTGGAATAATACATTAACGTATCAAAAGGTGTTTGGCAAGCATAGTGTTTCTGGAATGATTGGTATGGCAATGGAACGTTTAAATCATCAAACTGCTGGAGCATCTGGGTTAAATGTACCTAGTAATAATCCAAATTTAAGATATCCAGAAGCTGCACAAGACGGCTTTAGAGGATGGGGTACAAATGATATTAACTCATTAGCATCGGGCTTTGCAAGATTATCTTATTCTTATGATGAGCGTTACTTCATGACTGCCAATTTTAGAATAGATGGTTCTTCGAGGTTCCCAGATGAGAACAAATGGGCTTCTTTCCCTTCAATATCATTAGGTTGGAATGCCTCTAATGAAGCATTTTTAGAAAATGCCGACTGGTTGTCTCAATTAAGACTTAGAGGTAGCTGGGGACAAGTGGGTAACCAAGCCATTCCAGACAACACTGCCTACCTAACTACATTAACTAATTACGATTACGTTTATGGAGTTGATGGGAATAGAGCTCCAGGTTTAGCTCCAGCAATTATTGGTAACCCTAATTTAAAATGGGAAACTGTAGAGGATATTGATATCGGTATTGATGTTGGAATCATGAACGATAAATTCACATTTACTTTTGACTGGTTCGACAGAACAACAAAAGATATGTTGATGCAAAAAAATGTACCTCCACATTTGGGCTTCCCAGGACATCCAGGACTTATTTATGCTAACGTTGGTAGTATGAATACAAGAGGTTGGGATGCAAACATCTCTTACAATTTAAATAAAACAGATTGGACTTTTGGGGCATCTTTAAACTTATCTCAAGCAAGATCTCAAGTAGTTGAGTTATCGAAAGAAGGAGAGTCACTTTGGGGTGGATCATCTCAAAGAGTAAACTACATGACAAGAACTACTGTAGGAAGTACGGTTGCTGGGTTCTATGGTTTTGTACACGATGGTGTATTCCAAAATCAAAAAGAAATTAATAGCCATGCAACTAACGAAGGGAAACTAATTCAGCCAAATGCTGCTGTTGGCGATATCCGTTTTAAAGACCTGAATGGTGATGGTGTTATTTCTGATGAGGATAGACAATATATTGGTAACCCAGAACCAGATGTAGTATTTGGTTTAACTTTAAATGGTACATACAAAGGGTTTGATTTATCAATGACTTTCCAAGGAACATATGGTAATGACATCATTAATGGAATGGCTCCATATACTTACTCAGGTGATTTAGGAAACACAAATATTCAACAAGGAGTAGCAGATAGATCATGGTCTGGAGAAGGATCAACAAATTTCTACCCACGTTTAGATGGTGCTAGTCAGACTGCAAACTTCCATAGATTCTCGAGTCTTTATATACAAGATGGATCGTTCTTGAGACTTCAAAATATCCAAGTTGGTTATACGTTTAATAAAATCAAGAATGTTGAGCAATTAAGAGTTTTTGCATCTGCTCAAAACCTATTTACTATTACAGGTTATGACGGTATGGACCCAGATGTAAATGGTAGTTCAAATGGACTTCTTGATAGAGGTATTGATTGGGGTGCTTACCCAACACCAAGAACTATCATGATGGGTGTAAACTTTAACTTCTAA